In Corylus avellana chromosome ca2, CavTom2PMs-1.0, the following proteins share a genomic window:
- the LOC132172907 gene encoding glutamate receptor 3.6-like, whose product MNMFWLLVVIFCYGLFIGTGAGVRVSTRRSVVNVGAIFSFNSSIGKVAKVAIEAAVEDVNSNPALLKGTKLKLAMQDTKLSSGFLGIVEALRFMENDTVAIIGPQQSVMAHVISHIANELQVPLLSFAASDPTLNSLQFPYFVRTTQSDLFQMSAIAEIVSYYEWRDVIAIYIDDDHGRNGIAALGDKLAEKRCKISYKAPMSPKVSRNEISDTLLKVLLKESRVIILHICATWGLEVVDVARKMEMMESGYVWIATDWLSTILDTESSLPPVAWDSIQGVLTLRMHTPDSELKREFVSRWSNLTGGLFGLNTYGLYAYDTVWLLAQALDAFLNQGGNISFSNDPRLTEFHGGNLHFDSLSIFDEGNMLLSSILEVNISGISGPIKFTSDGNLIGTAYEVINVIGTAGIRGIGYWSNSSCLSTVPPEKQINRSYSNQQLYGVIWPGQTTEKPRGWAFSSNGRQLRVGVPVRVSFREFASLVYGSNVFHGYCIDVFNAALALLPYALPYKFIPFGDGHKVPIYTDLLHMITTKEFDAVVGDITITTNRTKMVDFTQPFIESGLVVVAPVRKLNSSAWAFLRPFTPMMWFVTGLFFLVVGVVIWILERRTNDDFQGPPRKQFATIIWFSFSTLFTAHREKIDSALGRLVLLIWLFVVLILNSSYTASLTSILTVEQLSYSVKGIESLIISDDPIGYQRGSFTENYLIEELNIHKSRLVPLNSAEEYEKALNDGPNMVYQYMRHSSQSSQSAPIRSFLSFVKEKEKDSKDVPKMQEPEKSGATRKRRKRVSSGRFCEDESVNVSNVGVYIGHET is encoded by the exons ATGAATATGTTTTGGCTTCTAGTAGTGATTTTTTGCTATGGCCTTTTCATTGGCACTGGTGCGGGTGTCCGTGTTTCTACAAGACGGAGTGTTGTTAACGTTGGCGctattttctctttcaattctTCCATTGGGAAAGTAGCAAAAGTTGCAATAGAAGCTGCTGTTGAAGATGTGAACTCAAATCCAGCACTTCTAAAAGGAACTAAACTCAAACTTGCCATGCAGGATACTAAACTATCTAGCGGGTTTCTGGGAATCGTTGAAG cTTTACGATTTATGGAGAATGATACGGTGGCCATAATTGGTCCCCAACAATCAGTTATGGCCCATGTAATTTCACATATTGCGAATGAGCTCCAAGTCCCTCTCTTATCCTTTGCGGCCTCAGACCCCACCCTAAATTCACTCCAATTCCCTTACTTTGTTAGGACAACACAAAGTGACCTCTTTCAAATGTCTGCTATAGCAGAAATCGTAAGTTACTACGAATGGCGAGATGTAATAGCAATCTATATTGATGATGATCATGGCAGAAATGGGATTGCTGCATTAGGTGACAAGCTCGCCGAGAAACGTTGTAAAATCTCGTACAAAGCACCTATGAGCCCCAAAGTAAGCCGGAATGAAATCTCTGATACACTGCTTAAGGTGTTGTTGAAGGAATCTAGGGTAATTATCCTCCACATATGTGCTACTTGGGGTCTAGAGGTAGTTGATGTGGCGCGGAAGATGGAGATGATGGAAAGTGGATATGTGTGGATAGCTACTGATTGGCTCTCTACTATACTTGACACTGAATCTTCCCTCCCTCCAGTGGCATGGGATAGTATTCAAGGGGTTCTTACCTTGCGTATGCACACTCCAGATTCGGAACTCAAGAGAGAATTTGTTTCGAGATGGAGCAATTTGACAGGCGGGCTTTTCGGACTAAATACTTATGGTCTATATGCCTACGACACTGTTTGGCTTCTTGCTCAAGCACTTGATGCGTTTTTAAACCAAGGGGgaaatatttcattttcaaatgatCCGAGATTAACCGAGTTTCATGGAGGGAACTTGCATTTTGATAGTCTGAGCATCTTTGATGAAGGGAACATGTTGCTTAGTAGCATTTTAGAGGTGAATATAAGTGGTATAAGTGGCCCAATCAAGTTCACTTCAGATGGGAACCTCATTGGTACTGCATATGAAGTCATCAATGTAATTGGCACGGCAGGGATCAGGGGAATCGGTTATTGGTCCAATTCTTCTTGCTTGTCAACTGTGCCtccagaaaaacaaataaatcgTTCCTATTCAAATCAACAACTATATGGTGTAATTTGGCCGGGACAAACAACTGAAAAGCCTCGTGGGTGGGCATTCTCAAGCAACGGAAGGCAATTGCGAGTTGGAGTCCCAGTCAGAGTTAGTTTTCGTGAATTTGCTTCCCTAGTATATGGCTCTAATGTCTTTCATGGTTATTGCATTGATGTATTTAATGCTGCACTGGCATTATTACCATATGCACTCCCGTATAAGTTCATTCCATTTGGAGATGGACATAAAGTTCCCATATACACAGATCTTCTGCATATGATCACAACGA AAGAATTCGATGCTGTGGTTGGTGACATTACAATTACCACCAACCGGACAAAGATGGTGGATTTTACGCAGCCATTTATCGAGTCCGGGCTTGTCGTAGTGGCCCCAGTCCGAAAGCTCAATTCTAGTGCTTGGGCGTTTTTGAGACCATTTACTCCAATGATGTGGTTTGTCACaggtttattttttcttgttgtgGGAGTAGTTATTTGGATTTTGGAGCGCAGGacaaatgatgattttcaagGCCCTCCTAGAAAACAATTTGCCACCATCATTTG GTTTAGCTTTTCAACTTTGTTTACTGCGCACA GAGAAAAGATTGACAGCGCTCTTGGCCGTTTAGTGCTTCTAATATGGCTTTTTGTAGTTCTAATACTCAATTCCAGTTACACTGCAAGTCTGACCTCAATCCTCACGGTGGAACAGCTTTCTTACTCTGTCAAAGGGATTGAAAGTTTAATAATAAGCGACGACCCCATTGGTTACCAGCGTGGCTCATTTActgaaaattatttaattgaagaGCTAAACATACATAAGTCTAGACTTGTTCCTCTTAACTCGGCAGAAGAATATGAGAAAGCCTTGAATGATGGCCCTAAC ATGGTTTACCAGTACATGAGGCATTCGAGCCAGAGCTCGCAATCAGCACCTATACGATCATTTCTCTCGTTtgttaaagaaaaggaaaaggattcAAAAGATGTTCCTAAAATGCAAGAGCCAGAAAAAAGCGGAGCCACGAGAAAGCGAAGGAAGAGGGTATCAAGTGGTAGATTTTGTGAAGATGAATCTGTAAATGTTTCTAATGTTGGTGTTTATATTGGCCATGAAACATAG
- the LOC132171122 gene encoding LOW QUALITY PROTEIN: probable protein phosphatase 2C 47 (The sequence of the model RefSeq protein was modified relative to this genomic sequence to represent the inferred CDS: inserted 1 base in 1 codon): protein MAPKTEFSPXDNRKDGGCLKGTSVSAMEDQNNADDMLGSLIQMNTGKPPRNFSLMRHCSSSTFLAESELDIGIIGLKSPPDEKSGFLPIFRSGSCSEKGPKQYMEDEYICVDNLHEHLGIAAEFSSPGAFYGVFDGHGGKDAASFIRKNILNYIVEDSHFPSGIRKAVKSAFVKADHAFADAASLDSSSGTTALTTLITGSTMLIANAGDSRAVLGKRGRAIELSKDHKPNCTSERLRIEKLGGVIYDGYLNGQLSVARALGDWHIKGSKGSKCPLSSEPELEEIVLTEEDEFLIMGCDGLWDVMSSQCAVTMVRKELMAHNDPERCSRALVKEALQRNTCDNLTVVVVCFSPDPPPKIEIPRSHKRRSISAEGLDLLKGVLNGI from the exons ATGGCTCCAAAGACTGAGTTCTCGC CAGATAACCGGAAGGATGGTGGGTGCTTGAAGGGAACTAGCGTGTCTGCCATGGAGGATCAGAATAACGCTGATGATATGTTGGGAAGCTTGATCCAAATGAATACTGGAAAACCCCCGAGAAACTTCTCCCTTATGCGGCATTGCAGCAGCTCTACTTTTTTGGCTGAATCT GAATTAGATATTGGGATTATAGGCTTGAAGTCACCCCCGGATGAGAAATCTGGATTTTTACCTATATTTCGTTCTGGAAGCTGTTCTGAGAAAGGGCCAAAACAGTACATGGAGGATGAGTACATCTGTGTAGATAATCTTCATGAACATCTTGGCATAGCTGCAGAATTCTCTTCTCCTGGTGCATTTTATGGG GTGTTTGATGGTCATGGCGGTAAAGATGCTGCATCATTCATTAGAAAGAATATACTCAACTATATTGTTGAAGACTCCCATTTTCCATCTGGCATAAGAAAGGCTGTTAAGAGTGCTTTTGTGAAGGCTGATCATGCATTTGCAGATGCTGCTTCTCTTGATAGTTCTTCCGGCACCACTGCTTTGACTACCTTAATCACGGGAAG CACCATGCTAATTGCTAATGCCGGGGATTCTCGAGCTGTGTTGGGCAAACGGGGAAGAGCAATCGAGCTGTCCAAAGACCACAAACCCAACTGCACCTCTGAAAGACTAAGAATTGAGAAACTGGGCGGTGTCATCTATGATGGCTACCTCAATGGTCAACTATCAGTGGCACGTGCTCTTGGAGACTGGCATATAAAGGGGTCTAAAGGTTCAAAGTGCCCGTTAAGCTCTGAGCCAGAGTTGGAGGAGATTGTCCTGACAGAAGAAGATGAGTTTTTGATAATGGGTTGTGATGGGTTGTGGGATGTGATGAGCAGCCAGTGTGCAGTTACAATGGTGAGGAAGGAACTAATGGCGCATAATGATCCTGAGAGGTGTTCAAGGGCACTTGTCAAGGAGGCACTCCAACGCAACACCTGCGATAATCTGACAGTTGTAGTGGTCTGTTTCTCCCCAGATCCACCTCCTAAGATTGAAATTCCTAGATCCCACAAGAGGAGGAGTATATCAGCTGAAGGGCTGGATCTTCTCAAGGGTGTCTTGAATGGTATATGA
- the LOC132172922 gene encoding glutamate receptor 3.6-like, whose translation MHMFWVLVLIFYNGHFISTATGANSTRPDVVNIGAILAFNSSIGKVAKVAIEAAVDDVNSDPGVLNGTKLKITMQDTKLSSGFLGIVEALRFMENDTVAIIGPQHSVMAHVISHIANELQVPLLSFAATDPTLNSLQFPFFVRTTQSDLFQMSAVAEIVGYYEWRDVIAIYIDDDHGRNGVAALGDKLAEKRCKISYKAPMSPKVDRNDISDTLFKVAMMESRIIILHIYSAWGLEVVDMARKNGMMGSGYVWIATDWLSTLLDTESSLPPAAMDSIQGILTLRMHTPDSLPKRKFLSRWSNLTASKTNGSLFRLNAYGLYAYDTVWLLARALDTFLNQKGNITFSNDSSLTEFQGGNLRFDSMSIFNGGKVLLSNILHVNMNGLSGPMNFTSDGELNGPAYEVINVIGTGVRSIGYWSNSSGLSLVPPEKFNAPEVNKSSNQQLYGVIWPGQITQKPRGWVFSSNGKQLRVGVPNRISYREFVSHAEGSDNYVGYCIDVFNAAKEQLPYAIPYKFIPFGDGHSNPVTADLLHMITTGEFDAVVGDITITTSRTKMVDFTQPYIESGLVVVAPVWKLNSSAWAFLRPFTPMMWCVTGISFIVVGVVVWILERRTNDDFRGPPRKQCVTILWFSFSTLFFSYREKIVSTLGRLVLIIWLFVVLILNSSYTASLTSILTVEQLSSPVKGIESLTTSNDPIGFPRGSFAENYLTNELNIHRNRLVPLGSPNDYERALKDGPSKGGVAAIVDERAYMELFLSTRCEFGIVGQEFTKMGWGFAFPRDSPLAIDMSTAILRLSETGDLQKLHDKWLTRSACSSEGAKQDVDRLQLTSFWGLFLLCGSACLLSLIFYLIKMVRQYTRHSSNTSQSTRIESFLTFVKEKEENVIKVEKEGKRGYSMRRQIEMVSNGRVHEEEPRNSTWNVTVATNYEA comes from the exons ATGCATATGTTTTGGGTTCTGGTATTGATTTTCTACAATGGGCACTTTATTAGCACTGCTACTGGTGCTAATTCTACCAGACCCGACGTTGTTAACATTGGCGCTATTTTGGCTTTCAATTCTTCCATTGGGAAAGTTGCAAAAGTTGCCATTGAAGCTGCTGTGGACGATGTAAATTCCGATCCTGGGGTTCTAAATGGAACTAAGCTGAAAATTACCATGCAGGATACAAAATTATCCAGCGGATTTCTCGGAATCGTTGAGG CTTTGCGGTTTATGGAGAATGATACAGTGGCCATAATTGGTCCCCAACACTCTGTTATGGCCCATGTAATTTCACATATTGCGAATGAACTACAAGTGCCTCTGTTATCCTTTGCTGCAACAGACCCCACCCTAAATTCACTTCAGTTCCCATTTTTTGTTAGGACAACCCAAAGCGACCTCTTCCAGATGTCTGCTGTAGCAGAAATCGTAGGCTACTACGAATGGCGAGATGTAATAGCAATCTATATTGATGACGATCATGGCAGAAATGGGGTTGCTGCTTTAGGTGATAAGCTCGCTGAAAAACGTTGTAAGATCTCGTACAAAGCACCTATGAGCCCCAAAGTAGACCGGAATGACATCTCTGATACACTGTTTAAGGTGGCTATGATGGAGTCTCGGATTATTATCCTCCACATATATTCTGCCTGGGGTTTAGAGGTAGTTGATATGGCACGTAAGAATGGGATGATGGGAAGTGGATATGTGTGGATAGCTACTGATTGGCTCTCTACTCTACTTGACACAGAATCTTCCCTCCCTCCAGCGGCAATGGATAGTATTCAAGGGATTCTTACGTTGCGTATGCACACCCCAGATTCACTACCGAAAAGGAAATTTCTTTCTAGGTGGAGCAACTTGACTGCTTCAAAGACAAATGGTAGCCTTTTTAGACTAAATGCGTATGGTCTATACGCCTATGACACTGTTTGGCTTCTCGCTCGTGCACTTGACACATTTTTAAATCAGAAGGGAAAcattacattttcaaatgattcGAGTTTAACTGAGTTTCAAGGAGGGAACTTGCGTTTTGATTCCATGAGCATCTTTAATGGAGGGAAGGTGTTGCTTAGCAACATTTTACACGTAAATATGAATGGTTTAAGCGGCCCAATGAATTTCACTTCAGATGGGGAGCTCAACGGTCCTGCATATGAAGTAATCAATGTCATTGGTACGGGGGTTAGGTCAATTGGTTATTGGTCCAATTCTTCCGGCTTATCATTGGTGCCTCCAGAAAAGTTCAATGCACCTGAAGTAAACAAGTCTTCAAATCAACAACTTTATGGTGTAATCTGGCCAGGGCAAATCACTCAGAAGCCTCGTGGGTGGGTATTCTCAAGCAATGGAAAGCAACTTCGAGTTGGAGTCCCAAATCGAATTAGCTATCGTGAATTTGTGTCACATGCAGAAGGCTCTGATAACTATGTTGGATATTGTATTGACGTATTTAATGCTGCAAAGGAACAATTGCCATATGCAATCCCATATAAGTTTATTCCATTTGGGGATGGACATAGCAATCCAGTAACCGCTGATCTTCTGCACATGATCACCACGGGT GAATTCGACGCTGTGGTTGGTGACATTACAATTACCACCAGCCGGACAAAGATGGTGGATTTCACGCAGCCATATATTGAGTCTGGGCTAGTTGTGGTAGCCCCGGTTTGGAAGTTGAACTCTAGTGCTTGGGCATTTCTTAGACCATTTACTCCAATGATGTGGTGTGTTACAGGTATTTCTTTCATTGTTGTGGGAGTAGTTGTTTGGATTTTGGAGCGCAGGACAAATGACGATTTCCGAGGCCCTCCTAGAAAACaatgtgtcaccatcttatg GTTTAGCTTTTCAACTTTGTTTTTCTCTTATA GAGAGAAGATTGTGAGCACCCTCGGTCGCTTAGTGCTTATCATATGGCTTTTTGTAGTTCTAATACTCAATTCGAGCTACACTGCAAGTCTGACATCAATTCTTACAGTCGAACAACTTTCTTCCCCCGTCAAAGGGATTGAAAGTTTGACAACAAGCAACGATCCCATTGGTTTCCCGCGTGGTTCTTTTGCTGAAAACTATCTAACCAACGAGCTCAACATACATAGAAATAGACTTGTTCCCCTTGGCTCGCCGAATGATTATGAGAGAGCTTTGAAGGACGGCCCGAGTAAAGGTGGTGTTGCTGCAATTGTTGACGAACGAGCATACATGGAGCTCTTTCTCTCCACCAGATGTGAATTTGGTATTGTCGGTCAAGAGTTCACCAAAATGGGGTGGGGTTTT GCCTTTCCACGGGACTCGCCACTGGCGATTGACATGTCAACTGCCATACTAAGATTGTCAGAGACTGGTGATCTACAAAAGCTTCACGACAAATGGCTAACAAGAAGTGCTTGCAGTTCGGAAGGTGCGAAGCAAGATGTAGACCGCCTTCAGCTTACAAGTTTCTGGGGCCTCTTTTTACTATGTGGCTCTGCTTgtcttctttctctcattttctatCTCATTAAGATGGTACGCCAGTACACAAGGCACTCTAGCAACACGTCACAATCTACACGGATTGAATCGTTTCTTACATTTGttaaagaaaaggaagagaatGTTATTAAAGTGGAGAAGGAAGGAAAGAGGGGGTACTCCATGAGAAGGCAGATAGAGATGGTCTCAAATGGAAGAGTGCATGAAGAAGAACCTCGAAATAGTACTTGGAATGTTACCGTTGCTACTAACTACGAAGCCTAG
- the LOC132172911 gene encoding glutamate receptor 3.6-like, whose translation MHMFWLLVMIFYNGHLISTAGTGANSTRPDVVNIGAILSFNSSIGKVAKLAIEAAVDDVNSSPLILNGTKLKISMQDTKLSSGFLGIVEALRFMENDTVAIIGPQHSVMAHVISHIANELQVPLLSFAATDPTLNSLQFPYFVRTTQSDLFQMAAIAEIVGYYEWRDVIAIYIDDDHGRNGVAALGDKLAEKRCKISYKAPMSPKAAVDRNEISDTLFKVAMMESRVIILHIYPNWGQEVVDLAHTNGMMGNGYVWIATDWLTTVLDTEPSLSPTAMDSIQGVLTLRMHSPESKLKSKFLSRWSNLIATKTNDSFFKPNTYGLYAYDTVWLLAHAFDAFLNQRTNNISFSNDSSLTEFHGGNLHFDAMSIFDGGNALRTNILQVNMSGLSGPMSFNSDGDLNAPSYEVINVIGTGVRTIGYWSNSSGLSLAPPGKLNAQLNKSSNQQLYGVIWPGQVTQKPRGWVFSSNGKQLRVGVPNRISYREFVSQIEGSDNYIGYCIDVFNAAKDQLPYPVPYKFIPFGDGHKNPITSDLLRIITAGDLDAVVGDITITTNRTKMVDFTQPYIESGLVVVAPVWKLNSNAWAFLRPFTPMMWCVTGISFLVVGVVVWILERRTNDDFRGPPRKQFVTILWFSFSTLFFSYREKIVSTLGRLVLIIWLFVVLIVNSSYTASLTSILTVEQLSSPVKGIESLTTSNEPIGYQRGSFAENYLTNELNIHRNRLIPLDSPKDFERALKDGPSKGGVAAVVDERAYMELFLSTRCEFGIVGQEFTKMGWGFAFPRDSPLAIDMSTAILKLSENGGLQRLHDKWLTRSACSSEGAKQDVDRLHLTSFWGLFLLCGFVCFLALLFYFIKMVRQYTRHSDDTSQSSRVRIESFLTFVKENEEDVIQVEEDGKSGSKKRQREKDSSGRVHEDEPRNGFLELS comes from the exons ATGCATATGTTTTGGCTTCTGGTAATGATTTTCTACAACGGTCACTTAATTAGCACAGCTGGCACCGGTGCTAATTCTACTAGACCCGACGTTGTTAACATTGGCGCTATTTTGTCTTTCAATTCTTCCATTGGGAAAGTTGCAAAACTTGCCATTGAAGCTGCTGTGGACGATGTGAATTCCAGTCCATTGATTCTAAATGGAACTAAGCTGAAAATTTCCATGCAGGATACAAAATTATCCAGCGGATTTCTGGGAATCGTTGAGG CTTTGCGGTTTATGGAGAATGATACAGTGGCCATAATTGGTCCCCAGCACTCTGTTATGGCCCATGTAATTTCACATATTGCAAACGAGCTCCAAGTGCCTCTATTATCCTTTGCTGCAACAGACCCCACCTTAAATTCACTTCAGTTCCCATACTTTGTTAGGACAACGCAAAGTGACCTCTTTCAGATGGCTGCCATAGCAGAAATCGTAGGCTACTACGAATGGCGAGATGTAATAGCAATCTATATCGATGATGATCATGGCAGAAATGGGGTTGCTGCATTAGGTGACAAGCTCGCTGAAAAACGTTGTAAAATATCGTACAAAGCACCTATGAGCCCCAAAGCAGCAGTAGACCGGAATGAGATCTCTGATACACTGTTTAAGGTTGCTATGATGGAGTCTCGAGTTATTATCCTCCACATATATCCTAACTGGGGTCAAGAGGTAGTTGATTTGGCACATACGAATGGGATGATGGGAAATGGATATGTGTGGATAGCTACTGACTGGCTCACTACTGTACTTGACACGGAACCTTCCCTCTCTCCAACAGCAATGGATAGTATTCAAGGGGTTCTTACATTACGTATGCACTCTCCAGAGTCAAAACTAAAAAGTAAATTTCTTTCTAGGTGGAGCAACTTGATTGCTACAAAGACAAATGACAgcttttttaaaccaaatacaTATGGTCTATACGCATATGACACAGTTTGGCTTCTTGCTCATGCATTTGATGCATTTTTAAATCAGAGGACAAACAATATTTCATTCTCAAATGATTCGAGTTTGACTGAGTTTCACGGAGGGAACTTGCATTTTGATGCCATGAGCATCTTTGATGGAGGGAATGCGTTGCGTACCAACATTTTACAGGTTAATATGAGTGGTTTAAGTGGCCCAATGAGTTTCAATTCAGATGGGGACCTCAATGCTCCTTCATATGAAGTAATCAATGTGATTGGTACGGGGGTCAGGACAATCGGTTATTGGTCCAATTCTTCCGGCTTATCACTGGCGCCTCCAGGAAAGCTCAATGCACAGCTAAATAAGTCTTCAAATCAACAACTATATGGTGTGATCTGGCCGGGACAAGTCACTCAAAAGCCTCGTGGGTGGGTATTCTCAAGCAACGGAAAGCAACTGAGAGTTGGAGTCCCAAATCGAATCAGTTATCGTGAATTTGTGTCACAGATAGAAGGTTCTGATAATTATATTGGCTATTGTATTGATGTTTTTAACGCTGCAAAGGACCAATTGCCATATCCAGTCCCATATAAGTTTATTCCATTTGGGGATGGACATAAAAATCCAATAACTTCAGATCTTCTACGCATAATCACAGCGGGT GATCTCGATGCTGTGGTTGGTGACATTACAATTACCACCAACCGAACAAAGATGGTAGATTTCACACAACCATATATCGAGTCTGGGCTAGTTGTAGTGGCTCCAGTTTGGAAGTTGAACTCCAATGCTTGGGCCTTTTTGAGGCCGTTTACTCCAATGATGTGGTGTGTTACAGGTATATCTTTCCTTGTTGTTGGAGTAGTTGTTTGGATTTTGGAGCGCAGGACAAATGACGATTTCCGGGGCCCTCCTAGAAAACAATTTGTCACGATCCTTTG GTTTAGCTtttcaactttgtttttttcttata GAGAGAAGATTGTGAGTACCCTTGGTCGCCTAGTGCTTATCATATGGCTTTTTGTAGTTCTAATAGTGAATTCGAGTTACACTGCAAGTCTGACATCAATACTTACAGTGGAACAACTTTCTTCCCCTGTCAAAGGGATTGAAAGTTTGACAACAAGCAACGAACCCATTGGTTACCAGCGCGGTTCATTTGCTGAAAATTATCTAACCAATGAGCTCAATATACATAGAAACAGACTTATTCCCCTTGACTCGCCAAAAGATTTTGAGAGAGCTTTGAAGGATGGCCCGAGTAAGGGTGGTGTTGCTGCAGTGGTTGACGAGCGAGCATACATGGAGCTCTTTCTCTCCACCAGATGTGAATTTGGTATAGTTGGTCAAGAGTTCACCAAAATGGGGTGGGGTTTT GCCTTTCCACGGGACTCGCCACTGGCGATTGACATGTCAACTGCCATTCTAAAATTGTCAGAGAATGGAGGTCTACAAAGGCTTCACGACAAATGGCTTACAAGAAGTGCTTGCAGCTCAGAAGGTGCAAAGCAAGACGTAGACCGCCTTCACCTAACCAGTTTTTGGGGCCTCTTTTTATTATGTGGCTTTGTTTGCTTTCTTGCTctccttttctattttattaagaTGGTCCGCCAGTACACGAGGCACTCTGATGACACCTCGCAATCTTCACGCGTACGGATTGAATCATTTCTTACATTTGTTAAAGAAAACGAAGAGGATGTTATTCAAGTGGAGGAAGATGGAAAGAGCGGGTCCAAGAAAAGGCAAAGGGAGAAGGACTCAAGTGGAAGAGTTCATGAAGATGAACCTCGAAACGGTTTCTTGGAGCTTTCTTAA
- the LOC132172918 gene encoding uncharacterized protein LOC132172918 has protein sequence MELFVVLARKIWLRRNSVIYGETFLHLTRLVQEAQTSLEEFQRVNNKAQCAAANNSDPAGVLWNPPPHSMIKMNWDAGLNLKEGRVGLGLIARDSNGTVLATRSLSLAIQTESTTAKALATVYAITFCKELGFDNIIYESDSMQVIKTIVSE, from the coding sequence ATGGAACTGTTTGTTGTTCTAGCGAGGAAAATCTGGTTAAGGAGAAATTCAGTAATATATGGAGAAACTTTTCTTCACCTGACCCGATTAGTACAGGAAGCTCAGACTTCATTGGAGGAATTTCAAAGAGTGAATAATAAGGCCCAATGTGCAGCAGCAAATAACAGTGACCCAGCTGGTGTATTATGGAATCCTCCACCGCATAGTATGATTAAGATGAATTGGGATGCTGGGCTGAATTTGAAGGAGGGGCGTGTGGGGTTGGGACTTATAGCTCGCGATTCAAATGGTACAGTTCTTGCTACGAGGAGCCTGTCTCTTGCTATTCAAACCGAGTCAACGACAGCCAAAGCTTTAGCAACGGTGTATGCTATTACTTTTTGCAAGGAGTTGGGCTTTGATAATATCATCTATGAAAGTGACTCCATGCAAGTTATTAAGACTATTGTTTCAGAATGA